The DNA window ggataagttaaggataaataagatgtatgatattatatttaatatttggtatgattttaatgagagtgattaaatttatatattagattataATGACAAAactaaccttatcataataaattttataatttcaaagttgttgcttgagttcatattttttatttgttcatacgccgatagtacttgcatgatttatttatttttacctaattttatatattatataatatgataattgagcccttgattttgtgagtcaagtcaaatatcaatttttaatgttaatcgggtgatattaataattttattaagatttataaaaattatttatataattatctcgaattcatttatataattatcatattatataatatataaaaataaataaaatatttattttattttaatttataccTACTTGcatagatttaaaaaaaatcatttataaattgagggtgattaagtcatttgtaatgtattttatccctaaataaaaattatcacacctaatagaagagatattttatctttcaaaaaaattatttatcaagggcccatgatattatcatgagctttttaaaaatgtaccaaacatgggataaggaagattatttatcaatcattcccttatctcatgtaccaaactatgcctaaatGTAAAATTGATCACTTAAAACCAACCCTCGGTTAGGGATAAATCGCGCGTCTTTTCTTCCTTgttctttttatttaatttctcaTTTATGAAATTGGTGAGTTTTGAATAGATTTAAGAGTAGGcgtcttgtgagacggtctcacgaatctttatctgtgagatggttcaaccttatcgatattcaaataaaaggtaatactcttagcataaaaattaatactttttcatggataaccaaaataaaagatctgtctcacaaaatacgacctatgagaccgtcttacacaaatttttgcttatATTTAAATAGtcggtaaaaacttgtgtgagacggtttcacgggtcatatttgtgagacggatatcttatttggatcatccattgaaaagtattactttttatgctaagagtattactttttattgtgaatataggtaggattgatccgtctcacagattaagatacgtgagacggtctcacatgaaacctACTCTAAACACTCAGACCTTGAAAATATTCATCATTAGTTGACACAAAAACCCAACACGAGTCATATCCACTCAAAAGCTCAATTATACGACTACGAGTTTGAAATTTTATCTTAAATTCAAGATTTTGATATCGATTAAACTAAAAATCATATATGTTTAGACATTTATTTACTTTTCTGCCGACGTCTATGTTAGGTGAGGGGTTAGATTTATTTAATGTGGTGGGGCCCAcacattaaataaataataagaaaaCGAATCCCACATCGAAAAACTTAGAAAAATGATTGAAGGTTTTAGTTATAAATAGAGCTCAATTccttcagttattgtatcccaaaatcaaaagcttttcagctttgataaaaagagagtgcatagaaaaaatgagtgtatttttttcttgagtgcgggaattctcttttgtgagttagagaaaatattttctcggtatactcggggttgggatcgtgagatattgagtgtattggtgtatacacttgttgtaatatttctccCGGTTATAAAAAGTTGCAGTGCTCCGTGGATGTAGCCtatattgggtgaaccacgtaaatctttgtgttcttgttggttgttttattccgCAATTTTTTGGGTACTATTATCATCGTGATCGGCATCGCTTCGGGGTGTAATTcccaacaactggtatcagagccttgttgtgaaaattcttaaaaattctgagtatgctctgtggttgcagctttgtctgatcttccacatcagaaaagattttttagaTTTCCTGTTAAGGCTAGAGAAGTGATGGCCGGAGATGATGGATCGGGACCGGGAATCAACAAGTTCGACGGAACAGATTTTTCGTTCTGGCGGTTACAGATTAGAGATTATCTGTATAGCAGGAAGTTGCATCAACCTCTATCTGGAAAGAAGCCagaaaagatggaggatgatgaCTGGAAGCTTCTTGACCGACAAGTGTTAGGGGTAATACGATTGACCCTAACGAAGAACGTGACACATAACGTGGCGGAGGCAAAAACAACTGAGGAGATGATGTCCATTTTGTCGGACATATACGAAAAGCCATCGGCAAATAACAAAGTACATCTCATGAAGAAGTTATTCAACTTGAAGATGGGAGAAGGTGCTTCGGTGGCTAAACACATCAATGAATTCAACACGATTGTTTCACAGCTAACATCTGttgaaattaaatttgatgatgagattcggGCACTTATTCTTTTGGTGTCTTTACCAGACAATTGGGAACCAATGCGGGCAGCGGTTAGCAACTCTGTTGGAAAAATAAAGCTACAATTTAATGATGtcagagatcaaattcttgccgaGGAAGTTCGCAAGATGGATTCTGGTGAAAGAACATCATCAAGTTCTGCTCTAAATCTCGAGAATAGAGGAAGGGGCAGGAGTGGCGAAAAGAGTTTTAACCAATGGCATGGTGGGTCCAAgtcaagaaatggaaaagacAAAAGCAACTTTGAAAAGAATGTGAAGTGCTGGAGCTGTGGTGAGACTGGTCACTTGAAAAAGAATTGCAAATCAACAAAGAACAACGCTAATGTTGTTACTGAGGAGGTACATGATGCTCTGCTATTATCCATGGAAAGCCCTGTTGATTCTTGGGTTATGGACTCGGGAGCTTCGTTTCATACCACTGGTAATCGTGATGTATTCGATAATTACATTGCGGGAGATTACGGAAAAGTTTTCCTGGCTGATGGAAAACCTTTGGAAATAATTGGTATGGGTGATATCCGGATGAAGATGACAAATGGATCTGTCTggaaaatcaacaaagtaaGGCATGTACCAAAGTTGACACACAATCTGATTTCAGTGGGACAGCTTGACGACGAAGGCCATAAGGTGACCTTTGGTGATGGTTCCTGGAATGTGAGAAAGGGAGCCATGATTGTTGCTCGAGAAAAGAAAACTGGAACACTTTATATGACTTCCAGTTTGAGAAATAAATTAGCGGCTGTGGATGCTGGAGCTAATTCAAGTCTATGGCATAGTAGGCTTGGGGATACGAGTGAAAAGGGAATGAAGATGCTTGTTTCAAACGGAAAGCTACCGGGATTAAAGATCGTTGAGCACAAGCTGTGTGAAGCTATATTTTTTGGAAAGCAGAAAAATGTGAGCTTTTCAAAAGAGGTCAGAGAACCGATATCGGCGGATTTGGAGATGGTACATAGGGGTGagtattcggttaattcggttatcgaccgaaccgaattagccataaccgaaccgaaccgaaatatttagccataaccgaaccgaccgaattaatttgcataaccgatgaaaaccgaaccgaattaaaatcggttaattcggtcggtgaccgaattaaccgattagtttaaaaaaaaattgtgatttaactttaataaaattttttaacaCTACAATTTACACAAatccataaaaacataaaatcacacacatcacaaatgtataagttttatttgaacacaattattacatattatatcgattttaaaattaaaaattaaaatatttataaaaattgttaaataaaaaaatttattaaataataatatttattatatcggttaattcggttaaccgatttcaaaattttgaaaaccgtaaccgaaccgaattaaccgatataaccgaatttttttaatttgaaaaccgaatttccgaaataaccgaaccgaattttcgaattggctcggttcggtcggttaattcggtttaaccgaatTCTTGCTCACCCCTACTGGTACATACTGATGTATGTGGACCATCTCCTGTGACATTCCTTGGAGATCACTCCAGATATTATGGCACTACTGTTGACGATTCGAGCAGGAGATTTTGGgtttattttgtgaaaaataaatcGGATGTTTATGAGACCTTTAAACAGTGGGAGTTAGCCATGGAAGATGTGATGGATTTGCTGTCATCCAATCACATGTGGAGGTTGTCAGAACTTCCTGAAGGTAAAAAGGTTTTACAGAGCAAGTGGGAGTACCGGTTAGAAAATGACGGTAGCAAGTGGTATAAagaaatacttgttgtaaaaggTGAAAAGAAAGTCATTGGTTACACTGATATTTTCTCTCTGGTGGTAAAGTTAACTACTATCAGGACTGTACTTGGATTGATGGTAAAAGAAGATTTACATCTTGAACAGTTAGATGTAAAGAGAATGTTTCTTCATGGTGAGCTAGATGAAGAAATGAATCAATCACAGGGATTTGAAGTACGAGGGAAAGAGAAAATGGTGTGCAAACTTCAGAAGAGcttgtatggtctcaaacaagctccaagacagtGGTACATTGATGGTGTAATGAATAATGATGGTTTTCTGAGGTATCAGGCTGATCACTGTTGTTATGTGAAGCTTGATGATTATTATATCATACTACTGATATATGTAAATGATATGTTGATAGCAAGAGCTTGTCTGGAGGAGATTGATAAACTCGAGAAAGAGTTATCAAAGGAATTTGCTTTGAAGGATTTGGGTGCTGCAAAACAAATCCTTGGACTGGGGATCCTTAGAGATCGGGTGAATGGAGTCTTGAAGCTTGAGAAGATTCCTGAAAGCAAGAATCCAGCTGAGATGCTCACGAAGGCTGTTATcattgaaaaactgaagttgtgtttAACTTCAGTTGGTCTCCTGGACTAACAAAGGAGGAATGAGCTGCTGCACTGATGGTGTgaagacatgattgaaatcaagtCTTCAAGTGGGAGAATTGTTAGGTGAGGGGTTAGATTTATTTAATGTGGTGGGGCCCAcacattaaataaataataagaaaaCGAATCCCACATCGAAAAACTTAGAAAAATAATTGAAGGTTTTAGTTATAAATAGAGCTCAATTccttcagttattgtatcccaaaatcaaaagcttttcagctttgataaaaagagagtgcatagaaaaaaggagtgtatttttttcttgagtgcgggaattctcttttgtgagttagagaaaatattttctcggtatactcggggttgggatcgtgagatattgagtgtattggtgtatacacttgttgtaatatttctccCGGTTATAAAAAGTTGCAGTGCTCCGTGGATGTAGCCtatattgggtgaaccacgtaaatctttttgttcttgttggttgttttattccgCAATTTTTTGGGTACTATTATCATCGTGATCGGCATCGCTTCGGGGTGTAATTCCCAACAACTAACCGGCACCATCAAGTAAAAGTGGTTAGATTAATGGACCATCTatctaaatttaaattttaaaaagcaGAAGTTTCCCATTTTTTTAATGGGATGGGTGGGTCTTCAGAACTTCCAcattattaaatttttgaaaaatagttGGATCAATTTtgcattatatttaattttatccaAATCCAAATCCAAATCCAAATCCAAATACTTTTTCACTCCAAATCCAAGCACAGCCTAAAAGCTTAATTCCACCATACCTTCACCAAATCCTACTCATCTCCGAGAAGCCTGATCCTGACCCTGACCCTGACCCTGACCCGAATCCGATCTTCACCTGGACCCTTGACCCGATCAGTTCTTCCAGCCATCCTTCAACTTGGGAACGAACCCACCTTCGTTGACTCCAAAACTCCGTCTGTTACTTAAATAAACTATCgtcttttaaatataaatatatattctacATTTCTGTTCAGATCTCTTTGTGATAATGGACGAAGATAGAGCCGCGTTATCGCGGAAATTGATCGAAACAGTCGATGAAATTTCGGCGATTCCGGAGTACCGAGCTGCCGTGAAGAAGCAGTACATGAATCTAGCTCGGCGGTTGAAGCTGTTGTCTCCGATGTTTGAAGAAATTCGCGATAGCAAAGAGTCGATACCCGAGGATTCCATGAAAGCATTAGCTTCTCTAGTGAAAGCTCTGGAATCTGCCAAGGAATTACTGCTGTTTGGCAGCGAAGGGAGCAAGATTTATCTGGTCTGTATGGAATGGTCATTATTGATCTTTATTGTTGATTTTGGGAATTTTTTCATTCTCTTCAAGTTAAATCACATGGCCACAGTTTATAATGTTTTTCCTTGTTTTATTTGATCTCTTCGATTTTTGTTTGTCTGTGACTCTGTGCACTTTTCTTTCTGGAAAGTTGGAGATTCTAACTCGAATCTTGTATCTGATCagagttttttaaaaattatcgtttcatttttcttatatTGTTTGGTTAATCATGTATGAGTTGCTTGTCGCAAAAAATTCCGAGAATGGTGAGATGTTTATTAGCCCCTGCTAACTTTTTAATTCCATTGCTGAAAATGAAGGAAACACAAGAAAAGTAAATTTATCTTGTGTCTGGTGTAAGATTTGCTTTGGGTTTGAGGAATCTTGGTTGAGATTGTACGTTATCAAAATTTTCGTTACTGCAGGAATTATGGAAAATTCTGAGATAGTCCCTTAAAAGCGTAGGATTTTCCACTGATGGCAGTTAAATTAATCTCTTATTTTCCCTTCAGGCTGTGCATTTTTAGATTGCATTTATAATTTTTTGCGTGTTGTTGAAAGTTGAAACAAACATAATCTGCATCATGTTTTTCCCATTAAAATTAATTGTAGAATTAGAAGAATTCTTCTCCACTTACAGGTATTGGAGAGAGAGCAAATCATGATTAAATTTCAAGAAGTTACGGCTCAATTGGAGCAAGCGCTGAGTGGCATTTCATTCGAAAAACTTGATATATCAGATGAAGTAAAGGAACAGGTAAATACAGGCCCCTGCCATATATTGGGACGCTGTTTTATGCATCCATGATCACAAATTATGATTTCATCTGAGAACTTATGTACCGCAACGGTACATTTCACGTCACCAATGCACTTGAAGATGTTTGTTTGGTGTTGCTAAAAACCATCGAGAATGTGGCGGCTATTCACTTGATTGAGGGGGATAGTCTCTTATTCTATCTTTAAAACCATCTTTTTCAGGTTGAGCTTGTTCTTGCTCAATTCAGAAGAGCAAAGGGAAGGGTGGACGCACCAGATTTTGAGCTGCACCACGATCTTTTGTGCCTTTATAACCAGAGTAATGATGCTGCAGAAGATCCAGATGTATTAAGGAGATTGGTTAAAAAATTACAGCTTGACGGCATATCCGACTTAACTCAAGAATCAATAGCTTTGCATGAATTAGTTGCTGAAACTGGTGGGGATCCAGAGGAAAGCATAGAGAAGATGTCGATGCTATTGAAGAAAATTAAGGATTTTGTGCTGACAGTAAACCCCAACATTGACTCCACGGCAACGAAAAAGTCTGTTCCTGCAAGTAGCAGTGGGAAAACATTGACCGATGGAGATCAGACGAACCTTGTCATACCAGATGACTTTCGCTGTCCTATCTCATTAGAGCTAATGAGGGATCCTGTCATAGTATCAACAGGACAGGTATtggttcaaatttttttttttgccttcGCGTTGTTAATTACTGTTGTTATTCGATGTTCTTCATCAGAATGTAGCCTTTGAATTGAATCTTGTCACTTTATTTCTTTTCTTGCTAATCTCTTTCAACGAAAGTATGTGCTGCAATCTTATGTCTTGAATGAAACCTCCATGTTTTGTGGTTACCTCTTTGTGCAATCAGTGGATGACTATCTTTTGGAGCACCAGAAGTAAATGATTGAAAACAGAATGACAAATTTATTGATAACAAAACGGGTATCTTGCCGTTTTTTTTATGCTGTTGATTTCACCCCTGGGGTCGACCCTGGTTTGTATTTATTTAACTAATTTTTTTCCTGTTATAGACATTTGAAAGATTTTACATTGAATAAATTTTGGTTCTTTCCTAGCTATTTAACTGGTAAATTCTTTTATTTATTGTAGACATATGAAAGGTTGTACATTGAACAATGGTTGCGGGAAGGGCATGGTACTTGTCCCAAGACACAACAAAATCTTACTAGCAATTCTGTAACGCCAAACTATGTTCTTCGAAGTCTTATTGCACAGTGGTGTGAGGCAAATGGGATCGAACCTCCAAAGCGACCAAGCAGTTATCGAGCCACTAAGACTACATCTGCATGCTCTCCTGATGAGCTTATCAAGATAGAGGCTCTTCTACATAAGCTAACATCCGCCAGCCTCGAAGACCAACGGTCTGCAGCAGGCGAAATCCGCCTGCTTGCCAAACGGAATGCAGATAATCGGGTGGCAATAGCAGAGGCTGGTGCAATCCCTTTGCTTGTCCAGCTTTTATCAACTCCTGATTCTCGAACTCAGGAGCACTCCGTTACTGCACTTCTTAATCTTTCAATATGTGACACCAACAAGGGGAGCATAATATCCTCTGGTGCTGTTCCTTGTATAGTTCTCGTGCTCAAGAAAGGAAGCATGGAGGCACGGGAAAATGCAGCTGCCACCTTGTTTAGCCTGTCAGTAGTTGATGAAAATAAGGTGACAATTGGCTCTTCAGGAGCAATTCCACCACTGGTAACACTTTTAAGTGAAGGCACTCAAAGAGGGAAGAAAGATGCTGCAACGGCACTCTTCAACTTATGCATATATCAAGGTAATAAAGGAAAGGCGGTGAGGGCAGGAGTTATTCCCACATTGATGCGGCTACTTACTGAACCCCAAGGCAGCATGGTGGATGAGGCATTGGCAATATTGGCAATATTGGCTAGCCATCCTGAAGGAAAGGCAGCCATTGGAGCTGCAGTGGCCGTGCCTGTTTTAGTTGATGTTATTGGTAATGGCTCCCCGAGAAACAAAGAAAATGCAGCAGCAGTGTTGGTACATCTATGCTCTGGAGACCAACAACACCTTGCTGACGCGCAGGAACTAGGCGTTATGGGACCACTTCTTGATTTGGCGCAAAATGGCACAGAAAGGGGAAAGAGAAAAGCTTCCTTACTGCTTGAACGGATGGATAGATTTGTAGAAACACATAAGCAGGTGAGAGTGCAGACTGAGACTCAGACTCAAAACTCAAACTCAGAATCAACTATCACAACCACGGCCACCGCCATCAGTTGACACTGTTAATAGATAATAATTGTTTCTATTTCTTTTTGGGTTGGTTTGTTTTCGGTCCTTATAAAGCGTTGAAGGAAAGGCATATAGAATATAGCTTGCTTGAAAGGGAAAAGGTGAAAAGATCACCTCTCCCAATGTTTAAGTAATTTATTCCGATTGATTAGTTGAGGACAATATCCACTAAAAAAATCCATGTAAAGGGATAGAATGCggaaacagaagcagatatcCTTTGGCATGCGCAGTTATCCTTTGGCATGATGTGGATATATTTCAACTTGAGAAATATGTAAACATCCTCAGTTTTTTATCGGAGAAGTTGTATTAAATCTCTAGCTCCTCAAATATATATTCTTGTGTTATATTTATGCGCATGCCACACCGGTGTAACCCTATTGACAAGTATATTATGAAACCTCCTAAAAATTCAACCTGGTACACCTGTATTTACACACACCAATGTTATAGCAAGTTGTGATGCTCAAGGTGCAACATTGGAAAAGCTTGACCCCCAGGTAAGCCGGCAGGGGGCTAGCTGTTCGCAAGAACCAAGCTTGCAACAATGAAAAGCTGCTATATTTATCATTAGGGAACTTTAGTTCCAACATGCTAATAGCTTTGCTCGGCTAATGGTTGCCCTATGTATGCATAGACATAGCTCATTACATATTATTTCATAAAAAGCCATCAATTTCTTCCCTTTGAAGCGTATGCATGTAAAAATAATGGACGACAAATACAGTCCTACGTAACATTTTCAACTCGAGGATCCATTTATAGATTtcttggtaaaaaaaaaaaagatcaatGCAAGTGCAACTATGAAATTACCGGATGTAATATACATGGTAAAACTTAAAAACTttgaaaactatattatataatttgataATCTTTTTACTTGAAAACATAACTAGCTTAAGGTTGAACTAATTTACTAGAATGTCCTACTTTAGTTTGATCCATATGTTTAATCATTAATGATGAAAGACAATTCATCTGA is part of the Primulina eburnea isolate SZY01 chromosome 1, ASM2296580v1, whole genome shotgun sequence genome and encodes:
- the LOC140835341 gene encoding U-box domain-containing protein 13-like, whose translation is MDEDRAALSRKLIETVDEISAIPEYRAAVKKQYMNLARRLKLLSPMFEEIRDSKESIPEDSMKALASLVKALESAKELLLFGSEGSKIYLVLEREQIMIKFQEVTAQLEQALSGISFEKLDISDEVKEQVELVLAQFRRAKGRVDAPDFELHHDLLCLYNQSNDAAEDPDVLRRLVKKLQLDGISDLTQESIALHELVAETGGDPEESIEKMSMLLKKIKDFVLTVNPNIDSTATKKSVPASSSGKTLTDGDQTNLVIPDDFRCPISLELMRDPVIVSTGQTYERLYIEQWLREGHGTCPKTQQNLTSNSVTPNYVLRSLIAQWCEANGIEPPKRPSSYRATKTTSACSPDELIKIEALLHKLTSASLEDQRSAAGEIRLLAKRNADNRVAIAEAGAIPLLVQLLSTPDSRTQEHSVTALLNLSICDTNKGSIISSGAVPCIVLVLKKGSMEARENAAATLFSLSVVDENKVTIGSSGAIPPLVTLLSEGTQRGKKDAATALFNLCIYQGNKGKAVRAGVIPTLMRLLTEPQGSMVDEALAILAILASHPEGKAAIGAAVAVPVLVDVIGNGSPRNKENAAAVLVHLCSGDQQHLADAQELGVMGPLLDLAQNGTERGKRKASLLLERMDRFVETHKQVRVQTETQTQNSNSESTITTTATAIS